The following are encoded together in the Actinobacillus lignieresii genome:
- a CDS encoding aminotransferase class V-fold PLP-dependent enzyme — protein sequence MNMQQTEAFRSQFPFFQQQAEWSYLDSAATTLKPQVLIDSTVEFYASAGSVHRSQYDLIQSRAYERARDLVASRFNAESRNAVIWTSGTTHAINLVAYGLEHLLEAGDEIVISVAEHHANFIPWQQLAQRKQAKLIVLPLDANFQLNPTALTQAVSERTKIVALNLVSNVTGVRQSVERLIPIIRRRSNAKILLDCAQAVCCEKVDVQKLDADFYAFSAHKMYGPTGVGVLTGKLQSLEQIRPLFFGGKMLEDISESALSVAALPYRLEAGTPNIAGIIGFGKTLEWLEQWDFEALNHVVDNLAEEAYKRLKKYKNIRIFSQPNCSTISFAFDGIHHADIAAIMTESKIALRSGEHCAKPYLHYLQQRGTLRISLAHYTSPDELEKFFKALDLALDILLD from the coding sequence ATGAATATGCAGCAAACGGAAGCGTTTAGATCTCAGTTTCCTTTTTTTCAACAACAAGCGGAATGGAGTTATCTGGACTCCGCCGCCACGACTTTAAAACCACAGGTTCTCATTGATAGTACGGTCGAATTTTATGCTTCGGCTGGGTCGGTACATCGCAGCCAATACGATCTGATACAAAGCCGAGCTTATGAGCGAGCGAGAGATTTAGTCGCTTCTCGTTTTAATGCGGAATCTCGCAATGCGGTAATTTGGACAAGCGGTACCACCCATGCGATTAATTTGGTGGCGTACGGTTTGGAACATTTACTGGAAGCGGGAGATGAAATAGTGATTTCGGTTGCCGAACATCATGCGAATTTTATTCCGTGGCAGCAGTTAGCACAGCGTAAGCAAGCGAAATTAATTGTGTTGCCGTTAGATGCAAATTTTCAGTTAAATCCGACCGCTTTAACGCAAGCCGTTTCCGAAAGAACTAAAATCGTTGCCTTGAATTTAGTTTCAAACGTAACCGGCGTACGTCAGTCGGTCGAACGGCTGATCCCGATTATTCGCCGTCGTTCCAATGCAAAAATTTTATTAGATTGCGCGCAAGCGGTATGTTGCGAAAAAGTGGACGTACAAAAACTGGATGCGGATTTTTATGCCTTTTCGGCGCATAAAATGTATGGGCCGACCGGTGTCGGTGTTTTAACCGGAAAATTGCAAAGTTTAGAGCAAATTCGACCGCTGTTTTTCGGCGGTAAAATGTTGGAAGATATTTCGGAATCCGCACTTTCCGTTGCCGCTTTACCTTATCGCTTGGAAGCCGGTACGCCGAATATCGCCGGAATTATCGGCTTCGGCAAAACATTGGAATGGCTCGAACAATGGGATTTCGAAGCATTGAATCATGTTGTGGATAATCTGGCGGAAGAAGCCTACAAGCGGTTAAAAAAGTATAAAAATATTCGAATTTTTTCTCAGCCGAATTGTTCTACCATTAGTTTTGCATTTGACGGGATTCATCATGCCGATATTGCGGCGATTATGACCGAAAGTAAAATCGCATTACGTAGCGGAGAGCATTGTGCGAAGCCGTATCTGCATTATTTGCAACAAAGAGGCACACTAAGAATTTCGTTGGCGCATTATACTTCGCCCGACGAATTGGAGAAATTCTTCAAGGCGTTGGATTTAGCCTTGGACATTTTGCTTGATTAG
- a CDS encoding thermonuclease family protein gives MKVIYSLILFVFFNLISPFLYAASGNEISCKVVGISDGDTLTCLHKRKPLKVRLLHIDAPESAQPYGNKAKQTLANLVFKKQVMLHSQGYDRYQRLLAVIYDEQERNINLLLVQKGMAWAYRETLPIYEEAMQKAKREKQGLWQDKSPINPAQWRQAHQSDKRSDSDWNWQNIWKKRPLGKPKTVDCHKILHCRDFSDYQSAKRYFDLCGSKTMDGNRDGIPCNKLYREAVR, from the coding sequence ATGAAAGTTATTTATTCTTTAATTTTATTCGTCTTTTTTAATTTAATCTCTCCCTTTCTCTATGCCGCTTCAGGCAATGAAATCAGTTGCAAAGTGGTGGGAATTAGTGACGGTGATACGCTGACCTGCTTACATAAGCGTAAACCACTTAAAGTACGTTTGCTACATATTGATGCGCCGGAATCGGCTCAGCCCTACGGTAATAAAGCAAAACAAACATTGGCAAATTTAGTGTTTAAAAAGCAGGTTATGTTGCATAGCCAAGGTTATGATCGCTATCAACGTTTATTGGCGGTGATTTATGACGAGCAAGAACGTAATATCAATTTATTATTAGTGCAAAAAGGTATGGCGTGGGCATACCGTGAGACTTTGCCGATTTATGAAGAAGCCATGCAAAAAGCAAAGCGAGAAAAGCAAGGATTGTGGCAAGATAAATCGCCGATTAATCCTGCGCAATGGCGACAAGCTCATCAGTCTGACAAGCGATCCGATTCTGATTGGAATTGGCAAAATATTTGGAAAAAACGACCGCTTGGCAAACCAAAAACCGTAGATTGTCATAAAATATTACATTGTCGTGATTTTAGTGATTACCAAAGTGCGAAGCGTTATTTCGATCTATGCGGTTCTAAAACGATGGACGGTAATCGTGACGGTATTCCTTGTAATAAATTGTATCGGGAGGCGGTGCGTTAA
- a CDS encoding alanine/glycine:cation symporter family protein, with product MSFDAILNQINSLIWGAPLLILLSGVGIYLTCALKGIQISQLPRAFVYMFKPEKGKGQSGDISAFAALSTALAATIGTGNIVGVATAIHSGGPGALFWMWLIALFGMATKYAEGLLAIKFRGRDKDGFVAGGPMYYIEMGMGKNWKWLAKAFAFFGVLVALLGIGTFPQVNGITHSLESTFDIPVVFSSIVLTLVVTSIILGGVKRISKIASIIVPFMAVAYVIASVSVLIMNAEKVPDAIVLIVHAAFNPEAALGGAFGFTVMQAIQLGVARGIFSNESGLGSAPIAAAAAQTKEPVRQGLISMTGTFLDTIIVCTMTGLVIVLTSAWTGKAEGAELTNLAFNQGLDSSFGAVIVTVGLIFFAFTTILGWCYYGERCFVYLTNGRTKGIKFYRLLFILLIASAPFLQLNTIWTIADIVNGLMAFPNLIALIALRKVIIEETKSYFTRLKNGELE from the coding sequence ATGTCATTTGACGCAATTCTTAATCAAATTAATAGCCTTATTTGGGGCGCTCCGCTTTTAATTTTACTTTCCGGTGTCGGTATTTATCTGACTTGCGCTTTGAAAGGTATTCAAATCTCGCAGCTTCCGCGTGCATTCGTCTATATGTTCAAACCGGAAAAAGGGAAAGGACAATCCGGCGATATTTCCGCTTTCGCCGCACTTTCGACCGCACTTGCCGCAACCATCGGTACCGGTAATATTGTCGGCGTAGCGACCGCTATTCATTCGGGCGGACCGGGCGCATTATTCTGGATGTGGTTGATTGCTTTATTCGGTATGGCGACCAAATATGCGGAAGGTTTATTGGCGATTAAATTCCGTGGTCGTGATAAAGACGGTTTTGTCGCCGGCGGCCCGATGTATTATATCGAAATGGGAATGGGTAAAAACTGGAAATGGCTGGCAAAAGCATTTGCATTTTTTGGTGTATTGGTTGCCTTATTAGGGATTGGTACCTTCCCGCAAGTAAACGGTATTACTCATTCGTTAGAATCGACTTTCGATATACCGGTCGTATTTAGTTCGATTGTTTTAACCTTAGTCGTGACTTCGATCATTTTAGGCGGTGTGAAACGTATTTCTAAAATCGCATCGATTATCGTACCTTTTATGGCGGTCGCTTATGTGATTGCATCTGTCAGCGTATTAATTATGAATGCGGAAAAAGTACCGGATGCAATCGTGTTAATCGTGCATGCGGCGTTTAATCCGGAAGCCGCATTGGGCGGAGCCTTCGGTTTTACCGTAATGCAAGCAATTCAATTAGGGGTGGCACGCGGTATTTTCTCGAATGAATCGGGTTTAGGTTCGGCCCCGATTGCGGCAGCGGCGGCACAAACTAAAGAGCCGGTACGCCAAGGTTTAATTTCCATGACCGGTACTTTCTTGGATACGATTATTGTGTGTACTATGACGGGTTTAGTTATCGTATTAACCAGCGCTTGGACCGGTAAAGCCGAAGGGGCTGAATTAACCAATCTTGCCTTTAACCAAGGTTTAGACAGCTCGTTCGGGGCGGTCATCGTTACCGTCGGATTGATTTTCTTCGCCTTTACCACTATTTTGGGCTGGTGCTATTACGGTGAGCGTTGTTTCGTGTACCTCACGAACGGCAGAACCAAAGGAATTAAATTCTATCGTTTACTGTTTATCTTATTAATTGCTTCCGCACCGTTCTTACAATTAAATACAATTTGGACGATTGCGGATATCGTAAACGGTTTGATGGCGTTTCCGAATCTCATCGCATTAATTGCGTTACGTAAAGTCATTATCGAAGAAACGAAAAGCTATTTTACGCGCTTAAAAAACGGCGAACTGGAATAA
- a CDS encoding AI-2E family transporter yields MEHRSSLTKVLVATASIIVILAGIKMAGEIIIPFLLSLFIAIICSPIIKFMTKRHIPLGLAIGLLLGLIVLIFFFLAGMFNGAIQEFTASIPQYKVLLTERLDTVFALIKAYNLPISITQEDVLNKFDPSVVMNFVSRLLLSFSGVVSNIFVLFLVVIFMLFESPMAKYKLALALSPDDDLSNEEYYLNQVLDGVIGYLGVKTVVSALTGISIWILLIVLDVQYAVLWATLAFLLNYIPNIGSFLAGIPIVLQALLLNGFSVGIGVLIGVVGINMLFGNVLEPKMMGKRLGLSTLVVFLSLLFWGWLLGTVGMLLSVPLTMALKIALESSRSTRRYAVLLGDIEEVPIRR; encoded by the coding sequence ATGGAACATCGATCTTCATTAACTAAAGTATTGGTTGCTACGGCCTCAATTATAGTGATTCTCGCCGGTATAAAAATGGCGGGGGAGATTATTATTCCTTTCTTGTTGTCATTATTTATTGCGATTATTTGCTCGCCGATTATTAAGTTTATGACCAAGCGTCATATTCCGTTAGGGCTGGCAATCGGTTTATTACTCGGTTTAATCGTTTTAATTTTCTTCTTTCTGGCCGGAATGTTTAATGGGGCGATTCAGGAATTTACCGCTTCGATTCCGCAATATAAGGTGCTATTAACGGAGCGTTTGGACACGGTTTTTGCTTTGATTAAAGCCTATAATTTACCGATTAGTATTACCCAAGAAGATGTGCTGAATAAATTCGACCCAAGCGTAGTTATGAATTTTGTCAGCCGTTTGCTGCTTAGCTTTTCCGGTGTGGTGTCGAATATTTTCGTGTTATTTTTAGTGGTGATTTTTATGTTGTTCGAATCACCGATGGCTAAATATAAACTGGCTTTGGCATTAAGTCCGGATGATGATTTGTCGAATGAAGAATATTATCTTAATCAAGTATTAGACGGAGTTATCGGCTATTTAGGGGTAAAAACGGTTGTGAGTGCATTAACCGGTATCTCGATTTGGATTTTATTGATCGTGCTTGATGTGCAATATGCGGTGCTTTGGGCGACACTTGCTTTTTTACTGAATTATATTCCGAATATCGGTTCGTTTTTAGCCGGTATTCCGATTGTATTACAAGCGCTTTTATTAAACGGATTTTCCGTCGGTATCGGCGTATTGATTGGGGTAGTTGGCATCAATATGTTATTCGGTAATGTCTTGGAGCCGAAAATGATGGGTAAACGTCTCGGGCTTTCAACCCTTGTCGTGTTCTTGTCTTTATTATTCTGGGGTTGGTTATTAGGTACGGTCGGTATGTTGTTGTCCGTACCGCTTACGATGGCGTTAAAAATCGCTTTAGAGTCAAGCCGTTCGACCCGTCGTTATGCGGTATTACTGGGTGATATAGAAGAAGTACCGATTCGTCGTTAA
- a CDS encoding cytochrome b562, protein MNKFKQTLAVAMLAFSSAALANGVMMEMFQMNKYMSAFTRAQTATEFQESAKQFLVQAEKAKNTMPASLGGDQELFKGYQAGMQEVIDEVKKAEELAKQDKLEEAKMAVSRLNGLKKKYHLEYK, encoded by the coding sequence ATGAATAAATTTAAACAAACGTTAGCGGTGGCGATGCTTGCATTTTCATCGGCTGCATTAGCAAACGGCGTGATGATGGAAATGTTCCAAATGAACAAGTATATGAGTGCCTTTACTCGAGCTCAAACGGCTACGGAGTTTCAAGAATCGGCAAAACAATTCTTAGTACAAGCGGAAAAAGCTAAAAATACGATGCCGGCAAGTTTAGGCGGTGATCAAGAACTATTCAAAGGCTATCAAGCAGGTATGCAAGAAGTGATTGACGAAGTGAAGAAAGCGGAAGAACTGGCTAAACAAGATAAATTGGAAGAAGCCAAAATGGCTGTATCACGTTTAAACGGACTTAAGAAAAAATACCATTTAGAGTATAAATAA
- the yegQ gene encoding tRNA 5-hydroxyuridine modification protein YegQ encodes MSELKYPKPELLSPAGTLKNMRYAFAYGADAVYAGQPRYSLRVRNNEFNHANLQIAIDEAHSLGKKFYVVVNIAPHNSKLKTFIKDLKVVVDMKPDALIMSDPGLIMLVRENFPEIDIHLSVQANAVNWATVKFWKQMGLTRVILSRELSLEEIEEIRQQVPDIELEIFVHGALCMAYSGRCLLSGYINKRDPNQGTCTNACRWEYKMEEGTTDEVGNIVPQSAVQRYEPEIEVKNIAPTLGEGSHTDKVFLYTEPNRPDEQMTAFEDEHGTYFMNSKDLRAVQHVERLTQMGVHSLKIEGRTKSFYYCARTAQVYRKAIDDAAAGKPFDESLMDTLESLAHRGYTEGFLRRHTHDEYQNYEYGYSISDRQQFVGEFTGKRNAEGMAEVAVKNKFLVGDSVEMMTPKGNIVFKIERMLNRKNEQVEAGLGDGHFVFLDVPADVDLDYALLMRNLVDANTRNPHKA; translated from the coding sequence ATGTCCGAATTAAAATACCCGAAACCCGAATTACTCTCGCCTGCCGGCACCTTAAAAAATATGCGCTATGCGTTTGCTTACGGTGCAGATGCCGTTTATGCCGGCCAGCCACGCTATAGTTTACGTGTCCGTAATAATGAATTTAACCATGCCAACTTACAAATTGCGATTGATGAAGCGCATAGTTTAGGCAAAAAATTCTATGTGGTGGTGAATATTGCGCCGCACAACTCAAAGCTAAAAACCTTTATCAAAGATCTTAAAGTTGTGGTGGATATGAAACCGGATGCACTGATTATGTCCGATCCCGGCTTAATTATGCTCGTGCGTGAAAACTTCCCAGAAATCGATATTCACCTTTCAGTACAAGCGAATGCGGTAAACTGGGCGACGGTAAAATTCTGGAAACAGATGGGGCTTACCCGTGTCATTCTTTCACGTGAATTATCATTGGAAGAAATCGAAGAAATCCGCCAGCAAGTGCCGGATATCGAGCTTGAAATCTTCGTACACGGCGCACTTTGTATGGCATATTCAGGTCGTTGCCTATTGTCCGGTTATATCAATAAACGTGACCCGAACCAAGGTACTTGTACCAACGCTTGCCGTTGGGAATACAAAATGGAAGAAGGCACAACAGATGAAGTCGGTAACATCGTGCCGCAATCCGCCGTTCAACGTTACGAGCCGGAAATCGAAGTGAAAAATATTGCCCCGACATTAGGCGAAGGTTCACATACCGATAAAGTTTTCCTATATACCGAGCCAAACCGTCCGGACGAGCAAATGACCGCATTTGAAGATGAACACGGCACTTACTTTATGAACTCAAAAGACTTACGAGCCGTACAACACGTGGAAAGATTAACCCAAATGGGCGTCCACTCACTTAAAATTGAAGGGCGTACTAAGTCGTTCTATTACTGTGCACGTACCGCTCAAGTTTATCGTAAAGCGATTGACGATGCGGCGGCAGGTAAACCGTTTGACGAATCATTAATGGATACCTTGGAATCGCTTGCTCATCGAGGCTATACCGAAGGCTTCTTGCGTCGTCATACCCATGACGAATATCAAAACTACGAATACGGCTACTCGATTTCGGACCGCCAACAATTTGTCGGCGAATTTACCGGTAAACGTAACGCCGAAGGTATGGCGGAAGTCGCGGTTAAAAATAAATTCCTCGTGGGGGATTCGGTAGAAATGATGACCCCGAAAGGTAATATCGTGTTTAAAATCGAGCGTATGCTAAACCGCAAAAATGAACAAGTGGAAGCGGGGCTTGGTGACGGGCATTTCGTCTTTTTAGACGTGCCGGCGGATGTTGATTTGGACTACGCACTTCTTATGCGTAATCTTGTGGATGCGAATACCAGAAATCCGCATAAAGCGTGA
- a CDS encoding O-antigen ligase family protein, which produces MLARVKSYNNQLYSILIGLFFILALPLKISYSLIPILLAVSGIALLVPHIKSRTFNLDKADKWLIASFVFYFTLCVISFMTHKGKFSELDLPSRAVLTLPILAVLYKKHIQQVWILYAILAGGIVAGVVSIIQVFGFDLDKPFPKTMHIQAGDMAMSLAMFSFCALFYFHAQKQRLLTVTCLIAGLLAMIASFLTTARGAWIGVPAVLAVIFLLNRKNLSKWVVTSVLLITLSGGFFAKETIYQRYLEAKSDISAYVDRSNTSTSVGARFDMWKSSLLGIQEKPLFGWGLEGAKEMRKQHFEQGKISQYASGFAHAHNQYLHDTATRGVLGLIALLAILFVPLSSFWRNIRQAAPNSLAHLWGVLGITHILLMMSYFLTQAFLSHNSGVMFYFTVTLIFLGLQKTAQNQSLVGTQ; this is translated from the coding sequence ATGTTAGCGCGAGTTAAATCTTATAATAACCAACTCTATTCAATCCTAATCGGTCTGTTTTTTATTTTGGCGCTTCCTTTAAAAATCAGTTATAGCCTAATTCCGATTCTATTGGCTGTTTCAGGTATTGCGTTACTTGTTCCCCATATTAAATCCCGTACTTTTAACTTAGATAAAGCGGATAAATGGCTGATTGCTTCGTTTGTCTTTTACTTTACGCTTTGTGTGATTTCATTCATGACGCATAAAGGCAAATTCAGCGAGCTTGATCTACCGAGTCGAGCCGTTCTCACTCTGCCGATTCTAGCCGTATTGTATAAAAAGCACATTCAACAAGTATGGATCCTATATGCTATTCTAGCCGGCGGTATTGTGGCGGGAGTCGTCAGTATCATTCAAGTTTTCGGTTTTGATCTTGATAAGCCCTTTCCGAAAACGATGCATATCCAAGCCGGTGATATGGCAATGTCTTTAGCTATGTTCTCATTTTGCGCATTATTTTATTTCCATGCGCAGAAACAACGTCTATTGACCGTTACTTGTTTAATCGCCGGATTACTTGCGATGATTGCCAGTTTCCTAACGACCGCACGCGGTGCTTGGATCGGTGTTCCGGCTGTGCTTGCGGTCATTTTCTTGTTAAACCGTAAGAACTTATCCAAATGGGTCGTTACCAGCGTACTTTTAATCACACTTTCCGGCGGATTCTTTGCTAAAGAGACGATTTACCAGCGTTATCTTGAAGCGAAAAGCGATATTTCCGCTTATGTAGATCGTTCAAATACCAGCACCTCCGTCGGCGCTCGTTTTGATATGTGGAAAAGTTCGCTACTGGGCATTCAAGAAAAACCGCTATTCGGTTGGGGGTTAGAAGGCGCTAAAGAAATGCGTAAACAGCACTTTGAGCAAGGAAAGATTTCCCAGTACGCATCCGGATTTGCACACGCGCATAACCAATATTTACACGATACCGCAACCAGAGGCGTATTAGGATTAATCGCTTTATTAGCTATTTTATTTGTACCGCTTAGCTCGTTTTGGCGCAATATACGACAAGCCGCACCGAATTCGTTAGCTCACTTATGGGGCGTTCTCGGGATTACGCATATTTTATTAATGATGAGCTACTTTTTAACTCAAGCGTTTTTATCGCATAATTCTGGCGTAATGTTTTATTTTACCGTTACGCTTATTTTCCTAGGATTACAAAAAACCGCACAAAATCAATCGCTTGTAGGAACTCAATAA
- the waaA gene encoding lipid IV(A) 3-deoxy-D-manno-octulosonic acid transferase yields the protein MLRIFYTVISYIIQPFILLMMWKRGYKQPAYRHRLFERYGCYHELAKPVAGGIIVHAASVGEVIAATPLIREIQTAYPELPITVTTVTPTGSARVKSAFGNSVSHFYLPYDLPDAILRFLNFINPKLMIVIETELWPNLIHQVHKKGIAFIIANARLSPRSAKRYGWIKPSVEHMLNKISLIMAQDAVSAERYLALGFSPEKLVNTGNLKFDLEITDTLRHKVDNTKQELNLANRPVWIAGSTHEGEEKLILDAHRQLLSQWPDLVLILVPRHPERFGTVEELLVKSNLNYIKRTDKHPLKPNTQVLLGDTMGEMMQLYGLAKIAFVGGSLVKHGGHNPLEPIAFELPVISGVHTFNFPEIFEKLRYVKGVVEVKSDAQDIAQAVHFLLSNEDVCQKISQAGFDVLQENQGALKRHMALIAPYLEK from the coding sequence ATGTTACGTATTTTCTATACCGTTATCAGTTACATTATTCAACCGTTCATCTTACTGATGATGTGGAAACGCGGTTATAAACAACCGGCTTATCGTCATCGTTTATTTGAACGTTACGGTTGTTATCATGAATTGGCAAAGCCCGTAGCGGGCGGTATTATCGTGCATGCCGCCTCAGTGGGAGAGGTTATCGCCGCAACACCGTTAATTAGGGAAATTCAAACCGCCTATCCCGAGTTGCCGATTACGGTTACAACCGTTACGCCGACGGGATCCGCGCGGGTCAAATCCGCTTTCGGCAATAGCGTGTCACATTTTTATTTGCCTTATGATTTACCCGATGCCATTTTACGTTTTCTAAACTTTATCAATCCTAAATTGATGATTGTAATTGAAACCGAATTATGGCCGAATCTTATTCATCAGGTTCATAAGAAAGGCATAGCCTTTATCATTGCTAATGCTCGACTTTCGCCTCGTTCCGCCAAACGCTACGGTTGGATTAAGCCTAGCGTCGAACATATGTTAAATAAAATCTCATTAATTATGGCGCAAGATGCGGTCAGTGCCGAACGCTATTTAGCATTAGGTTTTTCTCCCGAAAAATTGGTCAATACCGGTAACCTGAAATTTGATTTGGAAATTACCGATACGTTACGTCATAAAGTGGATAATACGAAACAAGAGTTGAATTTGGCTAACCGCCCGGTTTGGATCGCCGGCAGCACGCATGAAGGTGAAGAAAAGCTGATCCTAGACGCACATAGACAACTTCTCTCTCAATGGCCGGATTTAGTACTAATTTTAGTGCCGCGCCACCCCGAGCGATTCGGAACGGTGGAGGAATTATTAGTCAAATCCAATCTCAATTATATAAAACGTACCGATAAACATCCGTTAAAACCCAATACTCAGGTTCTACTCGGCGATACCATGGGAGAAATGATGCAATTATACGGGTTAGCTAAAATTGCTTTTGTCGGCGGAAGTTTAGTCAAACACGGCGGACATAACCCGTTAGAACCGATTGCTTTTGAACTTCCGGTTATTTCCGGTGTACATACATTTAATTTTCCGGAAATTTTTGAAAAATTGCGTTATGTGAAAGGGGTGGTAGAAGTGAAATCCGATGCGCAAGACATCGCACAAGCGGTACACTTTTTACTCAGCAATGAGGATGTTTGTCAAAAAATCAGCCAAGCAGGGTTCGATGTTTTACAAGAAAATCAAGGCGCTCTCAAACGCCATATGGCACTTATCGCCCCTTACTTAGAGAAATAA
- the coaD gene encoding pantetheine-phosphate adenylyltransferase — protein MSYTVIYAGTFDPITNGHLDIIERASELFGQVIVAVAKNSSKQPLFSLEERTALVRQSCAHLANVQAVGFSGLLADFAKQHQAKALVRGIRGSDDIEYEIQLAQLNDKLSGRLDTVFLPPSVTWRYLSSTMVREIYRHQGDVAQFVPNAVLCALKEKE, from the coding sequence ATGAGCTATACCGTTATTTATGCAGGGACTTTTGATCCCATTACCAACGGACATTTAGATATTATCGAACGAGCGTCCGAGCTATTCGGACAAGTGATTGTCGCCGTTGCGAAAAACTCGAGTAAACAACCGTTATTCTCACTTGAAGAACGAACTGCTTTGGTGCGACAAAGTTGCGCTCATTTAGCTAACGTACAAGCGGTCGGATTTAGCGGATTACTTGCGGATTTTGCCAAACAACACCAAGCGAAAGCATTAGTCCGAGGGATCCGTGGCAGTGATGATATTGAGTATGAAATTCAGCTTGCTCAACTGAACGATAAATTATCCGGACGACTGGACACCGTGTTTTTACCGCCGTCCGTCACCTGGCGTTATTTATCTTCGACAATGGTACGTGAAATTTATCGCCATCAAGGCGATGTGGCACAATTTGTGCCTAATGCGGTACTTTGCGCCTTAAAAGAAAAGGAATAA
- the orn gene encoding oligoribonuclease: MSKLDNQNLIWIDLEMTGLDPEKERIIEVATIVTDKDLNILAEGPVLTVHQSNDLLNKMSDWCIKTHTENGLIERVKQSKLTERAVELQTIDFLKQWVPKGASPICGNSVAQDKRFLYKYMPDLADYFHYRQLDVSTLKELARRWKPDMLNAFNKKNTHLALDDIRESIEELKFYRTHFINLEK; the protein is encoded by the coding sequence ATGAGTAAATTAGATAACCAAAATCTTATATGGATCGATTTGGAAATGACCGGACTTGATCCGGAAAAAGAGCGTATTATCGAAGTTGCGACGATTGTAACGGATAAAGATTTAAATATTTTAGCCGAAGGTCCGGTATTAACCGTTCATCAATCGAACGATTTGCTTAATAAAATGAGTGATTGGTGCATTAAAACGCATACGGAAAACGGCTTAATCGAACGCGTAAAACAAAGTAAATTAACCGAACGTGCGGTCGAATTACAAACCATCGATTTTTTAAAACAGTGGGTGCCGAAAGGTGCTTCGCCGATTTGCGGTAACAGCGTAGCGCAAGATAAGCGTTTCTTGTATAAATATATGCCGGATCTTGCCGATTATTTTCATTATCGCCAGTTGGATGTGAGTACTTTAAAAGAACTTGCGCGCCGTTGGAAACCGGATATGCTGAATGCCTTCAACAAAAAAAATACGCATTTGGCTTTAGATGATATTCGAGAATCGATCGAAGAATTAAAATTTTACCGTACCCATTTTATTAATTTAGAGAAATAA
- the tsaE gene encoding tRNA (adenosine(37)-N6)-threonylcarbamoyltransferase complex ATPase subunit type 1 TsaE, translating to MSDLVTFYFPDENRMLQFGQQFADAIRTYLEQDSAHCCVIYLNGELGAGKTTLTRSIVRAFGHQGNVKSPTYTLVEEYQLTPLCLYHFDLYRLADPEELEFMGIRDYFRPQTLCLLEWATKGKGVIPPADIIIQIDYAELGRNLTLQPQNEIGDQIIAKFLNNQTA from the coding sequence ATGTCCGATTTAGTTACTTTTTATTTTCCCGATGAAAACCGAATGTTGCAATTCGGGCAACAATTTGCCGACGCAATAAGAACATACCTTGAACAAGATTCCGCGCATTGTTGCGTTATTTATTTAAACGGTGAACTTGGTGCCGGAAAAACCACTTTAACTCGTAGTATCGTGCGAGCCTTCGGCCATCAAGGAAATGTGAAAAGTCCGACTTATACGTTAGTGGAAGAATACCAATTAACGCCTTTGTGTTTATATCACTTTGATCTCTATCGCCTAGCCGATCCCGAAGAATTGGAGTTTATGGGGATTCGAGATTATTTCCGCCCTCAAACGCTTTGTTTACTCGAATGGGCGACTAAAGGTAAAGGCGTTATTCCGCCGGCGGACATTATTATTCAAATCGATTATGCCGAGCTTGGACGTAATCTCACCTTGCAACCTCAAAATGAAATCGGTGATCAAATTATTGCAAAATTTCTGAATAACCAGACCGCTTAA